A region of Streptomyces halobius DNA encodes the following proteins:
- a CDS encoding phosphoesterase, with the protein MNLVVNGDAESGPGGTPEPVGSVTGWRITQGAPALIGYAFGGGYPTTGDPGPAQRGSRFFSGGNSPRTALIQDIVLSADGTSGRTAVDAGKVRFTLAAWLGGYATQEDGARLSVEFRDAKGTPLALAVLGPVAATERGSRTALVERKATAAVPPGARSARLLLVFTRTGSGTSNDGYADAISLTLTPTTAAGGRSS; encoded by the coding sequence ATGAATCTGGTCGTCAACGGAGACGCCGAGAGCGGACCGGGAGGGACACCCGAGCCGGTGGGGTCCGTCACCGGGTGGCGGATCACCCAGGGAGCGCCGGCCCTCATCGGCTATGCGTTCGGCGGCGGTTACCCCACCACCGGTGACCCCGGCCCGGCCCAGCGCGGCAGCCGTTTCTTCTCCGGCGGCAATTCGCCCCGTACCGCCCTGATCCAGGACATCGTCCTGTCCGCCGACGGAACCAGCGGCCGCACCGCCGTCGATGCCGGGAAGGTGCGCTTCACCCTCGCCGCCTGGCTCGGCGGTTACGCCACTCAGGAGGACGGGGCCCGGCTGTCCGTCGAGTTCCGCGACGCCAAGGGCACGCCGCTCGCACTCGCCGTGCTCGGCCCGGTCGCCGCCACCGAGCGGGGCAGCCGTACCGCGCTGGTCGAGCGCAAGGCCACGGCCGCCGTGCCGCCCGGGGCCCGAAGCGCCCGCCTGCTGCTCGTCTTCACCCGCACCGGAAGCGGCACCTCCAACGACGGCTACGCCGACGCGATCTCCCTGACGCTCACCCCCACCACCGCTGCCGGAGGCCGGTCGTCGTGA
- the arsB gene encoding ACR3 family arsenite efflux transporter has translation MTSTEPSTTTKTTPEPEPGVVAKLSTLDRFLAVWILIAMGLGLGLGRLIPGLNDALAQVEIGGISLPIAVGLLIMMYPVLAKVRYDKLDAVTGDRRLMVSSLVINWVLGPAVMFALAWIFLPDLPEYRTGLIIVGLARCIAMVIIWNDLACGDREAAAVLVALNSAFQVLAFGLLGWFYLDLLPGWLGLGDGEQLDISMWKIALNVVIFLGIPLLAGFLTRRLGEKKLGRETYESHFLPKIGPFALYGLLFTIVILFALQGKTITSQPLDVARIALPLLAYFAIMWFGTFALGKVIGLAYDRTATLAFTAAGNNFELAIAVAIATFGVTSGQALSGVVGPLIEVPVLVALVYVSLAWRKKFTAAQLGSAPEPVDK, from the coding sequence GTGACCAGCACCGAACCGTCCACGACCACGAAGACGACCCCGGAGCCCGAGCCCGGGGTCGTCGCCAAGCTGTCGACGCTGGACCGTTTCCTGGCCGTCTGGATCCTGATCGCCATGGGGCTCGGCCTTGGGCTCGGACGCCTGATCCCCGGCCTGAACGACGCCCTCGCCCAGGTCGAGATCGGCGGGATCTCCCTGCCGATCGCCGTCGGCCTGCTGATCATGATGTATCCGGTGCTGGCCAAGGTCCGCTACGACAAGCTCGACGCCGTCACCGGCGACCGCAGGCTGATGGTCTCCTCGCTGGTCATCAACTGGGTGCTCGGCCCGGCGGTGATGTTCGCGCTGGCGTGGATCTTCCTGCCGGACCTGCCCGAGTACCGCACCGGCCTGATCATCGTCGGCCTGGCCCGCTGTATCGCCATGGTGATCATCTGGAACGACCTGGCCTGCGGTGACCGCGAAGCCGCCGCCGTCCTGGTCGCTCTGAACTCGGCCTTCCAGGTCCTGGCCTTCGGCCTGCTCGGCTGGTTCTACCTGGACCTGCTGCCCGGCTGGCTCGGCCTCGGCGACGGCGAGCAGCTCGACATCTCGATGTGGAAGATCGCCCTCAACGTCGTTATCTTCCTGGGCATTCCGCTACTGGCCGGTTTCCTGACCCGCCGCTTGGGCGAGAAGAAGCTGGGCCGGGAGACGTACGAGTCCCACTTCCTGCCGAAGATCGGCCCGTTCGCCCTCTACGGCCTGCTGTTCACCATCGTCATCCTCTTCGCCCTCCAGGGGAAGACGATCACCTCGCAGCCTCTGGACGTCGCCCGGATCGCGCTGCCGCTGCTGGCCTACTTCGCCATCATGTGGTTCGGCACCTTCGCCCTCGGAAAGGTCATCGGTCTCGCGTACGACAGGACCGCGACCCTGGCCTTCACGGCCGCCGGTAACAACTTCGAGCTCGCCATCGCCGTCGCCATCGCCACCTTCGGTGTGACCAGCGGCCAGGCCCTCTCCGGAGTCGTCGGGCCGCTGATCGAGGTCCCCGTCCTGGTCGCGCTGGTGTATGTGTCCCTGGCCTGGCGCAAGAAGTTCACGGCCGCGCAGCTCGGTTCAGCACCGGAGCCAGTGGACAAGTAG
- a CDS encoding ArsR/SmtB family transcription factor: MMTSVDTDLIRVLADPLRLQIVSLLAHETLCTTHLVEETGARQTNLSNHLRVLREAGVVETEPCGRYTYYKLRPDVIEAVAGSFSALAAAARAADAANKKRACP; encoded by the coding sequence ATGATGACGTCAGTCGACACTGACCTGATCCGGGTTCTCGCGGACCCCCTCAGGCTCCAGATCGTGTCCCTGCTCGCCCACGAGACCCTCTGCACCACCCACCTGGTCGAGGAGACCGGCGCGAGACAGACGAACCTCTCCAACCACCTTCGCGTCCTGCGTGAGGCCGGCGTGGTGGAGACCGAGCCGTGCGGCCGCTACACGTACTACAAGCTGCGCCCCGACGTCATCGAGGCCGTGGCGGGCTCCTTCTCGGCCCTCGCCGCTGCCGCCCGTGCCGCCGACGCCGCCAACAAGAAGAGGGCCTGTCCGTGA
- a CDS encoding arsenate reductase ArsC, with protein sequence MSEKPSVLFVCVHNAGRSQMAAAWLSHLAGDRVEVRSAGSAPADTVNPAVVEAMREVGIDIAAQTPKILTVDAVKASDVCITMGCGDACPVFPGKRYLDWKLEDPAGQGVDAVRPIRDEIKTRIEALIAEIAPEAAK encoded by the coding sequence ATGTCCGAGAAGCCTTCTGTGCTGTTCGTCTGCGTCCACAACGCCGGCCGGTCCCAGATGGCCGCCGCGTGGCTGTCCCACCTCGCGGGCGACCGCGTCGAGGTCCGCTCCGCCGGCTCGGCCCCCGCCGACACGGTCAATCCCGCGGTTGTCGAGGCGATGCGCGAGGTCGGCATCGACATCGCGGCGCAGACGCCCAAGATCCTGACCGTCGACGCGGTCAAGGCGTCGGATGTCTGCATCACCATGGGGTGCGGCGACGCCTGCCCGGTCTTCCCCGGCAAGCGCTACCTCGACTGGAAGCTCGAAGACCCGGCAGGTCAGGGCGTCGACGCCGTACGCCCCATCCGCGACGAGATCAAGACCCGCATCGAGGCGCTGATCGCCGAGATCGCCCCGGAAGCAGCCAAGTGA
- a CDS encoding PadR family transcriptional regulator, giving the protein MREFQRGAVRLHILHHAAKDEIHGAWMTGELARHGYRISPGTLYPTLHRLEADGLLTSEQRVVDGRARRVYRATKAGKMALAQDRKALAELAREVLGDAAP; this is encoded by the coding sequence GTGCGGGAGTTCCAGCGGGGTGCGGTGCGACTGCACATCCTGCACCACGCGGCCAAGGACGAGATCCACGGCGCGTGGATGACCGGGGAACTGGCCCGCCACGGCTACCGGATCAGTCCCGGCACGCTGTATCCGACGCTGCACCGGCTGGAGGCCGACGGGCTGCTGACCTCCGAACAGCGTGTCGTCGACGGCCGGGCCCGGCGGGTCTACCGCGCCACGAAGGCCGGGAAGATGGCCCTGGCCCAGGACCGCAAGGCCCTGGCGGAGCTGGCCCGCGAAGTCCTCGGCGACGCCGCGCCGTAG